From a region of the Tachypleus tridentatus isolate NWPU-2018 chromosome 1, ASM421037v1, whole genome shotgun sequence genome:
- the LOC143224624 gene encoding GTP-binding protein Di-Ras2-like: protein MPEQSNDYRVVVFGAGGVGKSSLVLMFVRGTFRESYIPTIEDTYRQVISCNKNICTLQITDTTGSHQFPAMQRLNISKGHAFILVYSITSKQSLEELKPIFDVIKEVKGDIEGIPIMLVGNKCDETENREVDNPYGSDQARRWGCGFMETSAKTNVNVKELFQELLNMEKRRPMNFQLDSKKSKTQLRKDKLKGKCVLM from the exons ATGCCAGAACAGAGTAATGACTATCGTGTGGTGGTCTTCGGAGCCGGGGGTGTAGGGAAAAGTTCTTTGGTGCTCATGTTTGTACGAGGAACCTTCCGGGAAAGCTATATTCCTACAATTGAAGACACTTACCGACAG GTTATCAGCTGTAATAAAAACATATGCACACTTCAAATAACGGATACTACAGGAAGCCACCAATTCCCTGCTATGCAGCGACTGAACATCTCCAAAGGTCATGCATTTATTCTAGTATATTCTATTACGAGTAAACAAAGCCTGGAGGAGCTGAAACCCATTTTTGATGTAATAAAGGAAGTCAAAGGCGATATTGAGGGAATCCCCATAATGCTAGTGGGCAATAAATGTGACGAGACTGAAAATCGGGAAGTGGACAACCCATACGGATCAGATCAAGCGCGCCGCTGGGGCTGTGGCTTCATGGAAACATCAGCCAAGACAAACGTCAACGTTAAAGAACTATTCCAAGAGCTTCTAAACATGGAAAAACGCAGACCCATGAACTTTCAACTAGACTCCAAAAAGTCCAAAACGCAACTTAGAAAAGATAAGCTTAAAGGAAAATGTGTACTGATGTGA